The Rosa rugosa chromosome 1, drRosRugo1.1, whole genome shotgun sequence genomic sequence TATACTTTTTATTAATCTTTTTGTTGTGGATAGATAATTATGCTTGTTTGGACTTGCCACTTTTTGGTTCTTAGCTATTAGTTGCATCTTTATTCTAAATCTGTCTTTTCACATTTTTGTTTTGCAGGTATTACAAGACCACAGTGATGAAGTCTGGTTTGTTCAATTTTCACACAATGGGAAATTCTTGGCTTCATCATCAAGTGATAAATCAGCTATTATATGGGAGGTAACATTAATACTCTGTGGAGCTATCTTTAAACTTGTGTCTACTGCCTCTTCTCTACTTGTATTATCCATTCTTTACTCCGTGGATTAAATTTGATTTCTATTCCTTCCGAAACAAAATGAATCTCTGTCAATGTATAGATGAGTACATCTCTGTTAGTGTGTAGATAATCTCTATTAAAAATTGATTTCTATTTATTTCAATTATTTCTTCACATCTACTTTTTGCATTCCAATCCTACGTTGGCATTCCATCTCTGTTTGCACTTTTGCTATCCTTTTTTGCTATATCTTGATCAGATATCATAATTTTCTTATTATAATTGTTTGAAAGTGGCAGTATAACTTCTTTTCATTATTTCTACTATCTTCTGTACCTTGAAGAAGTTGTTCTGTGTATATATCAGCAACCTCTTTGTTAGTGTGTAGATAATCTCTATTAAAAATTGATTTCTATTTATTTCAATTATTTCTTCACATCTACTTTTTGCATTCCAATCCTACGCTGGCATTCCATCTCTGTTTGCACTTTTGCTATTCTCTTTTGCTATTTCTTGATCAGATATCATAATTTTCTTATTATAATTGTTTGAAAGTGGCAGTATAACTTCTTTTCATTATTTCTACTCTCTTCTGTACTTTGAAGAAGTTGTTCTGTGTCAGCAACCTCTTTGTTAGACTCGACTAATCTTGTTATGGCTCACATAACCCCATGTTGGATGGGAGAGTTGGAAATATATGAAAATAATACATgatcaaaccaaaaaaaaaaaaatgaaaatgcatGCAACAGTCTAATTTCAGAATTGTTGCACTACTTTTGATTGGGCTGAGCTTGCATGCCCAATTTTTATCAGCAAGCTTAAAACCATTTCCAAGCCAGTTTGGAATTGAGAATTCCATGTGCATCCCGGTTAACCCTTGGGCTTATTTTACCTATTATTATATTGTTGCAATACAAAACATTTCAGAGTATAATTCTTATTTAAAATGATGCCACTCTTGTTGTCTTCTAACTTTATCCTATTGTCTGAAGAAGTTTATACCctacattttcatttttttaggtTGATGTGAATGGCTGGGTTTCATTAAAGCATAGACTAGTTGGTCACCATAAACCGGTTTGCTCTGTTTCATGGAGTCCGAATGACTGTCAGCTCCTCACTTGTGGAGTGGAGGAGGTTGTCAGGCGTTGGGATGTCTCTACTGGTGAATGCCTCCATGTTTATGAAAAACCTGGCCTTGGTCTATTGTCATGTGGATGGTTTCCAGATGGGAAATGGATATTCTCTGGTGTCACTGACAAGAGTATCTGCACGTGGGAGTTAGAAGGGAAAGAGCTGGAGTGTTGGAAAGGGCAGCGAACTTCAAAAATCTCTGATTTGGAAATAACTAGtgatggaaagaaaatattaaGTACTTGTAGAGAAAATGCTATTTTGCTACTTGACAGGGAAGCTAAAGTTGACATACTACTTGAAGAGGATAAACCTAtaacttctttttctttatcaaGCGATGATAAGTTGTTGTTGGTTAATCTTCTGAACCAAGAAATTCATCTCTGGAGCATAGCAGGTGAAGTCAAGCTTGTTGCCAAGTACCAAGGTCACAAACGCACCCGGTTTGTCATCAGGTCTTGTTTTGGTGGACTCGAACAAGCATTCATTGCTAGTGGTAGTGAGGATTCACAGGTAAAGAATTTTGTTGCATCCTTCTCAAGTCTTTTTGCTTCTTGTGCACAAGGAATACTGGGGGAGTAATGTTAAAGCATTAGATTGGGGGGATATACACATTCTTTTGCCTGTGTTTCTGTTCATCAAGTATAAGGTTCTTATCCATCTTTGATGATTAAACATTGTGTTTAATTCTGGAGAGAAATCATGTGGGATGTGGACATAAGtgctacacacacacacacacattatatCAATTATATCACTTCTGTTGTTCAGAATATGTCTCCAATATGTTGCTGGGACCATTCCTATGTAGATCATCATAGGAGAAATGAAATGATGAGAGATTAATGATTAGTTTAATGTTGAAGATGAATTGCGTCGTAGGCCGATGGGCTAGTTTATTTTGAACTTTTGTATGTTTTGTTCTAGGGCTTTGTTTATTAAGCTCTCCTGGCGGATGGGCAAGACCAGGAGTAGCTTTAAGTCCTCTAGGTTGCATGGTGTCTAGGAGATGTTGACCTATAAAGATAGGTGTGTCCACACAtgcggtgttttttttttaattagtctAATATTTTGAATTGACATTTATACACACATTCATGGGTTTGCTGGATGTCACAACATTACGGACTGGCACTGTATGGTGAAGTCAATGCGATGAAACTGCATTAAGTGGCATCACACAGGAGAAACAGACTTGTTTAGATATATAACTTTGCTattaaatttgaaaagaaaatgtgAACATTGATTTGTCTTTGAGTGCTAACAAATGTGTCTCACTCTGCAGGTTTATGTATGGCATAGATGCTCAGGGGAGCTCATAGAGGCATTGCCAGGACATTCTGGAGCTGTTAATTGTGTCAGCTGGAATCCAAAAAATCCCCACATGTTAGCCTCAGCTAGTGACGACCGTACAATTCGGATATGGGGACTAAATGAGATAAAAGTGAAACACAAGGATGCACACAGCAATGGCATCCATTATTGCAATGGGGGAAGTTGAAAAAGACTTGGAAAGCAAAGAGCTGGTTATAATTTCTTTCACTGACCATTGCATTTGTGTAAATACTTTATCATTGTCAAAATCAGACATTCATGTCAAACAAGCATGTGGATTGTGCAGCAAGTAACATACTATATAATAAATCTACTATTTCATTTCAAGTActtcttatttcttttctttaagtGCAACTTTTGAATATTTGTACATGAGCAAGGTGGCTTGGCCTATTGGTTGCAAGTTCTTAGTTAGCATGCTATCTTGAGAAGCTACTTGTGCATTCAaaaattgcatttttttttctttttatggtaACTCATGAATACATGGAGAAGCAACCTCAATTGACCGTATTGAGGGTTAGATAATCTGGTGACTCGAGTTTCCTCTTTAGTACCTTACTAAGCTATGATTGTGTTTACTCATTGCTTGTTTTTCATGTTCAATTAAGCCTTTACATGTAGGATTGATAATTAGGGACACCCTAGATGGTTATCAGCTAAGGGATTCTCATACATTCAGAGCAAACTGGTTTAGGAATAATGGCCTGGAGCTccttggatttgttttgtgtaatAAGTTTTTCCAACCGGTATTGGTGTCCATATCAAATATATGTTAGGACTGGTAGACATTTGGTACCCCGTCTACATATAAGATGGTACCTTACAGCAATCCCTAGTTTTCTCAGCCTCTGAATCTGTGATCCTTTATCAAGTTGCCTAACTTCTTCTCTGGCTTAAGCAGTAGAAGAAGACTCATCAATTTGAGTAAAACCCTTGGTTGAGTATTAGTTCCACATTGATCGGACTGAACAGAACCATTTGTCTTCTTCAATTGACAGTTTGAATTTTTGGGGTTTATACTACAATCTGAGGAACCTTGATGACCAGATTGTGCCTCCAACAGATGTTAGGTGAAAATTGAAGTATATCTCAGTCCCATATAAGTATAGATTAAGCAAGTATTACTGTTGGAGAAACCATTTGTCTTGGAATTGGTAAACAGTACAGGACAATAATAACCCCTCTTAATACTTTAGAAAGTACTAGAGACAGTGAGATCACTGAGATGGAAAAACTCATTTCAAAAGGGTTCTTTATACCATGaaatatttcaatttgctcaagGCTACTCCAACCAGTTCTCTCAATTATAACCAACTCTGAAACATTTGGgagaaaaaagtaaaaagaaaaagactagAGAGCTCAACACAAATCTTCATCAGTCTCAAGGTGATTTACATATACAAACCCTCTTTAGATTCTTATTTAGGCAACACTGAAAGAGGTTACAGTGTTCTCCACGAACTTCTTTGCTCCCTTGAACCACCTCTTGTCTCCGGCTTGGGCCTTGCAGATGTAAAGCTTGCCGTCCTTCACGGTGGCAGTGATCAGTTGGTGCTTACCACCTTCATCCCCATCAGCTGTCCTTGTCAACACAGAGATGAAGTAGTATGGTTTCCCATCAACAGTCTGAATTGCAGATTCCAATATGTTGGCTGTGGCCACAGCACCTGAGTCGAAACCTCCCTACACATGTTAAAGTCAAATTCCATAAGAACTCGCGGAGTTTGATGAGTTGCCCGTTATGCATATGTTGTCATATATAAGGATTTTCTGCAACAAAAAGTTTGGTGACCCTGACAAGGATTAGAGAACAAAGCGCATTACCTCAGAATCAGTCTTCCCAAAGTAGGCTTGTTTGCCTAGCAAATAGTCCACCTAGAAAGCAATAGCAATATCAGAACCGAATCATTAGTAATGACAGTATTTTAAGTGATGGATCTGAAATATCGAATCTGGATTTCATTGTCATAATGAGCATCAAGGAGAAGCTAGCTAGCATCTATAGGCATACATATACCTGGTTGAGAAATTGTTCAGGGCTACCAAAGTCAGTGATAGACTTCTTGTCAGTTGGGTTGATTGTGACAGTCAAGTTGCTGGTAATGTCGAAGTTGTCCTCGTATCTCAGAACTTGACCCGGATATTCCACTTCTTTGCTGGGGTTCCATTTTGCAGGGATCGACAGCTTGAACCCTTCTCCAGCATATGTCAAGAACTCTGTGTTTGTCTTCGGCTTTCCGAAAACATTGGCTGCGCGCATTCATTTACCCGCTATTAGTCAAGTCCATTTGGTATATCATATGCTTTTGAATTGACGAAGTGCTTTCAGATAACCAAAATCATTTTCGACAATGTTTAGCAAGAATAGCTAGGTCACAGAAACATTTTTCAGTTGTTTTATATCAACAACTAATAGTTGCTTCCTTAAAAAGTAAGTGCATTCACAACACTTTGGAAGTTTTTGGATGATCAATAAAGCAAAAGTGCTTCCTATAGAAGCACTTTCAAGCATATCATTAGAGACCAAGCAAAATTTCTTTGAAGCTAAAAACACTTCT encodes the following:
- the LOC133725734 gene encoding WD repeat-containing protein 26 homolog → MGGVGDEEPASKRMKVSPGELRGLSNGSSYTEPVAGSSRDLMARPLPSEGDEEVVGSKGVIKRVEFVRLIAKALYSLGYNKSGARLEEESGISLHSPVVNRFMEQILNGNWDESVVTLQKIGLSDENIAKSASFLILEQKFFELLDEKKDMDALKTLRTEIAPLCINGSRVRELSSCIVAPSFVGSPSQNTVRAKSRPKLLEELQKLLPPTVMILERRLEHLVEQALVLQRDTCIFHNSLNEDMSLYTDHQCGRDQIPSRTVQVLQDHSDEVWFVQFSHNGKFLASSSSDKSAIIWEVDVNGWVSLKHRLVGHHKPVCSVSWSPNDCQLLTCGVEEVVRRWDVSTGECLHVYEKPGLGLLSCGWFPDGKWIFSGVTDKSICTWELEGKELECWKGQRTSKISDLEITSDGKKILSTCRENAILLLDREAKVDILLEEDKPITSFSLSSDDKLLLVNLLNQEIHLWSIAGEVKLVAKYQGHKRTRFVIRSCFGGLEQAFIASGSEDSQVYVWHRCSGELIEALPGHSGAVNCVSWNPKNPHMLASASDDRTIRIWGLNEIKVKHKDAHSNGIHYCNGGS
- the LOC133725735 gene encoding oxygen-evolving enhancer protein 2, chloroplastic, giving the protein MASTACFLHHHALTTSTAARSSSSQRQVVSIKPNQVVICRAQKQSAQEEDGGAVSRRLALTLLIGGAALSTKVAPADAAYGESANVFGKPKTNTEFLTYAGEGFKLSIPAKWNPSKEVEYPGQVLRYEDNFDITSNLTVTINPTDKKSITDFGSPEQFLNQVDYLLGKQAYFGKTDSEGGFDSGAVATANILESAIQTVDGKPYYFISVLTRTADGDEGGKHQLITATVKDGKLYICKAQAGDKRWFKGAKKFVENTVTSFSVA